From a single Helicovermis profundi genomic region:
- a CDS encoding endonuclease MutS2: MNNEKMLNLLGYNEVKESVKKYTSSNLGKNLVENMFPSIDPKVILRNNNEIKEAVKIIKEGRSLGLGGISDIRPYISKVEKGSFLYAEELLKVSDFLRCIRNLKKSIEKYEYIAPILCSYSIGLGTFKTLENDIEFCIEGSMVHSRASTTLSKLRKKIEALHSKRIDRLNKFLSASKNEKYLQENFYSHRNDRYVVPIKSSYRNFVDGTIIDSSASGSTIYVEIDSIKDLTIEIIMLKAQELEECNQILMSLSESVGEHINEIKSAIYVLGKYDFIMAKGKYSVEIKGNDIEIKDDETINLIMAKHPMLGKEAVPLNIEIGTDYRTLIITGPNTGGKTITLKTVGLMVLLTQSGILPPVAKGSSISIFKQILVDIGDSQSIEQSLSTFSGHMTNMVNIVRKSSRRTLVLVDEIGSGTDPKDGASLGIAILEEIYNRGSITLASTHYSKIKEYSEIHDGFMNASMDFNRETLKPLYRLLIGVAGNSNALWISKELGLPDKIIDRVNKINSTHEIVKSGKITKFSKKKNRVEELIKQNSEIDETRMVYCKGDRIIVNETGEHSIIFDHNFKEKTLVIFKNGKYTEIMENRVTLDQRAEVLYPVGYDLDQLFISFKSRKLDKDIAKGRFKNLKELNERMKSIN, encoded by the coding sequence ATGAATAACGAGAAAATGTTGAACTTACTTGGCTATAACGAAGTAAAAGAATCAGTAAAAAAATATACATCAAGTAATTTAGGAAAAAATTTAGTAGAAAATATGTTTCCATCTATTGATCCTAAAGTAATACTTAGAAATAATAATGAAATTAAAGAAGCTGTAAAAATAATTAAAGAAGGTAGGAGCTTAGGTTTAGGTGGTATCAGTGATATAAGGCCATATATCAGTAAAGTTGAAAAAGGTTCATTCTTATATGCAGAAGAACTTTTAAAGGTTTCAGATTTCTTGAGATGTATAAGAAATCTAAAAAAATCTATTGAAAAATATGAGTATATTGCACCTATCCTATGTTCTTACTCCATAGGTCTAGGTACTTTTAAGACACTTGAAAATGATATTGAGTTTTGTATAGAAGGTTCTATGGTACATTCTAGAGCAAGCACTACTCTAAGTAAACTTAGAAAAAAAATTGAAGCTTTGCATAGTAAGAGAATTGATAGACTTAATAAATTTCTATCTGCTAGTAAAAACGAAAAATATTTACAAGAGAATTTCTATAGCCATAGAAATGATAGATATGTGGTGCCTATCAAATCATCATATAGGAACTTTGTTGATGGTACGATTATTGATTCCTCAGCTTCAGGATCAACAATTTATGTAGAAATTGATTCTATTAAAGATCTAACTATTGAAATTATTATGTTAAAAGCTCAAGAGCTTGAAGAATGTAATCAGATTTTGATGAGTCTATCAGAGTCAGTTGGTGAACATATTAATGAAATAAAAAGTGCCATATATGTACTGGGTAAGTATGATTTTATTATGGCAAAAGGAAAATACTCGGTTGAAATAAAGGGAAACGATATAGAAATAAAAGATGATGAAACAATTAATTTAATTATGGCAAAACATCCTATGTTAGGTAAAGAAGCTGTACCATTAAATATTGAAATAGGGACTGATTATAGAACCTTAATAATTACTGGCCCAAATACTGGTGGCAAAACGATTACTCTTAAAACAGTTGGACTTATGGTTTTACTCACTCAAAGTGGTATCTTACCTCCAGTTGCAAAAGGGAGTAGTATTTCGATATTTAAGCAAATCCTAGTTGATATAGGCGATTCGCAGAGTATAGAACAGTCTTTGTCTACTTTTTCAGGTCATATGACAAACATGGTTAATATCGTTAGAAAGTCTTCACGTAGAACTTTGGTACTTGTTGATGAAATTGGTAGTGGTACAGACCCTAAAGATGGTGCTTCGCTTGGAATTGCAATACTTGAAGAAATATATAACCGCGGATCGATTACATTAGCAAGTACCCATTACAGTAAAATCAAAGAATATAGTGAAATACATGATGGATTTATGAATGCTTCGATGGATTTTAACCGCGAGACTTTGAAACCTCTTTATAGATTATTAATTGGAGTTGCAGGTAATAGTAATGCCCTTTGGATTTCTAAAGAGTTAGGTTTACCAGATAAAATTATTGATCGTGTTAATAAGATTAATTCGACTCATGAAATAGTTAAGTCGGGTAAGATTACAAAGTTTTCTAAGAAAAAGAATCGTGTAGAGGAACTGATAAAACAAAATTCAGAAATTGATGAAACAAGAATGGTGTATTGTAAAGGTGATAGAATTATTGTTAATGAAACAGGTGAACATAGTATAATATTTGACCATAATTTTAAAGAAAAAACATTGGTAATTTTTAAAAATGGCAAGTACACTGAAATTATGGAAAATCGTGTTACTTTAGATCAAAGAGCAGAAGTTTTATATCCAGTTGGATATGATTTAGATCAATTATTTATATCATTTAAAAGTAGAAAACTTGACAAGGATATTGCTAAAGGAAGATTTAAAAACTTAAAAGAATTAAATGAAAGAATGAAGTCAATTAATTAA